A region of the Micromonospora sediminicola genome:
GCCGTACGCCGGTTGACCCCGCGCGGCGCCCGGCTGCTGCGCGACGGCGTGGCCGCCCAGCGGCGGACGCTCCCCGGCCCCGTCCCGGCCTGGTTCGACGAGCAGGTCACCGACCTCGGCGCCCGCTGGGACACGGACGCGGGCTGGCTGGACCGCCGCGCCGACGGCGACCGGATCACCGCCCTGCGCGATGCCGTCGACGCGCTCGTCCTGGTCGAGGGGCTGCCGCCGATCGCGTCGCTGCGCCCGCCGCCCGGCTCGGCCGCCGTCTCCCGCGCCGCCGTCCCGGCCACCGGTTCCCGGATGCTCGACCGGGTACGCGCGCTGCTGGCCAAGGCCGAGTCGACCGGTTACCCGGCGGAGGCGGAGGCGTTCACCGCCAAGGCGCAGGAGCTGATGGCCCGGCACAGCATCGACGCGGCGTTGCTCGACGCCGCGGCCGACCGGCCGGACCGCCCGGGCGGGGTACGCATCGGCACCGACGCCCCGTACGCGGCGGCGAAGGCGCTGCTGATCCAGGAGGTGGCGGCGGCGAACCGGTGCGAGTCGGTGTGGTCCGACGACCTGGGCTTCGCCACCGTGCTCGGCTTCCCGGCCGACCTGGCGGCGGTGGAGCTGCTGCACACCTCGCTACTGGTGCAGGCCACCGCCGCGATGCTGCGCGGGCGGGCGGAACGCGGCCGGGCCGGTGGGCGGCGCACCAAGGTCTACGACGAGTCGTTCCTCAACGCGTTCGCGCTGCGGATCGGCGAGCGGTTGCGGGCGGCCAGCACGGCGGCGGCCGAGGAGCGCGACGACGACCGTCTGCTGCCGGTGCTCGCGGCCCGCTCGGACGCCGTCCGGGAGCGCCTGGACCAGCTCTTCCCCGGCACCACCCGGCACCGGCTCCAGGTCCGCGACGCGGACGGCTGGACCTCCGGCACCAGCGCCGCCGACCGCGCCTCCCTCGACCCGACTGCCCCCGCGCGCCGGCCGCTTCGCGGGGCCCGCTGACTTTCTCGGCGATGATGTCGGATCGGGCGGCCCGGCTCCGACCCGTCTGCGAGGCGCCACCGACGGTGGCCCCGATCCGAGGAGTGAGACGTGAAGTACATGCTGCTGATCTGGAACCGGCCCGGCTTCGTGGAGGAGCTGTCCGAGGCGGAGCGCACCGCGATCTTCGGCGAGGTCGACGAGATCATGAAGGAGCTGACCGAGTCCGGTGAGCTGGTCGGCGGGGAGGCGCTGGCCCATCCGTCGCAAGCCCGGACGGTGCGGCCGGCGGCCGGCGGCACCGAGATCACCGACGGGCCGTTCGTGGAGAGCAAGGAGCAGTTCGCCGGCTACCTGACGGTGGACTGCGACACCCCGGAGCGGGCCGCCGAGATCGCCGCCCGCTGGCCGGACGTGCGGCACGGCTTCGGCGTGCTGGAGGTGCGCGCGGTGATGGAGCAGGCCGGGACGGAGATGTGACCGACCGGGCGGTCGAG
Encoded here:
- a CDS encoding DUF2786 domain-containing protein produces the protein MSSAEQLLDDALAAARGTDVRAAERALDRLVVGAGADVDAALLARLTRAVGRLWPRGWQPVDLDRLAVRRLTPRGARLLRDGVAAQRRTLPGPVPAWFDEQVTDLGARWDTDAGWLDRRADGDRITALRDAVDALVLVEGLPPIASLRPPPGSAAVSRAAVPATGSRMLDRVRALLAKAESTGYPAEAEAFTAKAQELMARHSIDAALLDAAADRPDRPGGVRIGTDAPYAAAKALLIQEVAAANRCESVWSDDLGFATVLGFPADLAAVELLHTSLLVQATAAMLRGRAERGRAGGRRTKVYDESFLNAFALRIGERLRAASTAAAEERDDDRLLPVLAARSDAVRERLDQLFPGTTRHRLQVRDADGWTSGTSAADRASLDPTAPARRPLRGAR
- a CDS encoding YciI family protein translates to MLLIWNRPGFVEELSEAERTAIFGEVDEIMKELTESGELVGGEALAHPSQARTVRPAAGGTEITDGPFVESKEQFAGYLTVDCDTPERAAEIAARWPDVRHGFGVLEVRAVMEQAGTEM